The following are from one region of the Paenalkalicoccus suaedae genome:
- a CDS encoding LamB/YcsF family protein: MIDLNCDVGEGFNDEHVFPYITSANIACGAHAGSPELMLRTIKQAKKHGVAVGAHPGFLDKEGFGRREVEIEEEQLVAILMYQLGAMRTLCEAEGIEMKHVKPHGALYNMAVRREDYARAIVHAVKNVAPRATLIGLSTSSMLTHARKEGLKTANEFFADRMLEADGTLTPRSETKAVIQDEHVAVARTIQAIQDGYVQARTGESVSVQVNTICLHGDSPRVQTFAASLREALKAANIPVGAANL; the protein is encoded by the coding sequence ATGATTGACCTTAACTGTGATGTAGGAGAAGGATTTAACGATGAACATGTGTTTCCGTATATCACCTCTGCAAACATTGCGTGCGGAGCTCATGCAGGCAGCCCTGAATTGATGCTTCGAACGATTAAGCAAGCCAAAAAGCATGGTGTAGCAGTTGGTGCACACCCAGGTTTCCTAGACAAAGAGGGATTTGGGAGACGAGAAGTAGAAATTGAAGAAGAGCAGCTCGTGGCTATCCTGATGTATCAGCTAGGTGCCATGCGAACGTTATGTGAAGCTGAAGGAATAGAAATGAAGCATGTGAAGCCTCATGGAGCGCTTTATAATATGGCGGTTCGTCGAGAGGACTATGCCCGGGCAATCGTGCACGCTGTGAAGAATGTTGCTCCTCGCGCCACGTTAATCGGTCTCTCTACTAGTAGCATGCTCACACATGCTCGTAAAGAAGGGCTGAAAACGGCAAACGAATTTTTTGCTGATCGTATGCTAGAGGCAGATGGAACGTTGACTCCAAGAAGTGAGACCAAAGCCGTCATACAAGATGAGCACGTCGCAGTAGCTAGAACAATCCAAGCCATACAGGATGGCTATGTGCAAGCAAGAACTGGGGAGAGTGTATCTGTGCAAGTAAATACGATTTGTCTCCACGGTGATTCCCCTCGAGTCCAAACGTTTGCCGCGTCTCTTCGCGAAGCACTTAAAGCCGCAAATATTCCTGTTGGAGCAGCTAATTTATGA
- a CDS encoding sensor histidine kinase, with product MKSFVPRLSLRSKLLLFLLSMTALFTSLSFFFLHTISNVQSANETLVLEEVPELIWLSHWEADMHRKRQFVEFGFDNDFCCDFTNRYEQIRQDSFDLIREINGTLPDQLQSLSTQIRLMDFRIINDVQALLDIGNIAAARENILTTYYPQNEQITELIQSKREQVIASLEAEQNTFSSAIDGMLVWLIAITILGLGGSIWLSYWLSAKLTRPLENMQEKLYDISQGDYGLQMNEGINQPELQSLTASINQMSESLEASFTTITEEKEYRENVLNALPIGIVTADKERKEVFMNETARRYLGEVFQEDHPNQHRSSYERRFWNVFESEGTFHNIKIPIKMKETEQIFLTSQSPLHVEGTKDVGKVFYFVDITDTENLENKVKQAEKLALIGELAAGAAHEIRNPLAVIDGFLTLMNQSLEEEQLNKYHVPLLLKELERINFIIEEMLMLAKPSAPRFHKVKLETMMNDIIPLLKGQPNFAQINIEVDLEPVELDMDVEQLKQVFHNLIRNGAEAMDGKGTIYIKSARKNNTYCVDIIDNGPGIPTHIAQDIFAPFLTSKSRGTGLGLTIAQRIVDTHNGRLFLEETSSNGTTFRIELPID from the coding sequence ATGAAATCATTTGTACCGCGTTTAAGTCTTCGCTCAAAGCTACTTTTGTTTTTACTATCCATGACAGCCCTGTTTACATCGCTGTCGTTTTTTTTCTTACACACGATTTCTAACGTACAGTCAGCTAATGAAACACTTGTATTAGAAGAAGTTCCGGAGCTTATTTGGCTTTCTCACTGGGAAGCGGATATGCACCGTAAGCGTCAATTCGTTGAATTTGGCTTTGATAATGATTTTTGCTGTGATTTTACGAATCGCTACGAACAGATCAGGCAAGATTCGTTTGATTTGATAAGAGAGATAAACGGGACCCTTCCAGATCAGCTTCAGTCCTTAAGTACTCAAATTCGCTTAATGGACTTTCGGATTATTAATGATGTCCAGGCACTTTTGGACATTGGGAACATTGCTGCTGCAAGAGAGAATATCTTAACCACGTATTATCCCCAAAATGAGCAAATAACCGAGCTTATTCAATCGAAAAGAGAGCAGGTGATAGCATCTTTGGAAGCAGAGCAAAATACCTTTAGCTCAGCAATCGATGGTATGCTCGTATGGCTAATTGCGATCACGATTCTTGGTCTTGGTGGCTCCATTTGGCTTTCCTACTGGCTGAGTGCTAAACTAACAAGACCTCTCGAGAATATGCAGGAAAAGCTATATGATATCTCTCAAGGTGACTATGGACTGCAAATGAATGAAGGCATTAATCAGCCTGAGCTACAGTCGCTCACGGCTTCTATTAATCAAATGTCAGAGAGTTTAGAAGCATCCTTTACGACCATTACGGAGGAAAAAGAGTACCGTGAGAACGTATTAAACGCGTTGCCTATTGGCATAGTAACAGCTGATAAAGAGCGAAAAGAAGTGTTCATGAACGAGACTGCAAGACGGTATTTAGGAGAGGTGTTTCAAGAGGATCATCCTAATCAACATCGTTCGAGCTATGAACGTCGTTTTTGGAATGTATTTGAATCAGAAGGGACGTTCCATAACATAAAAATCCCGATAAAAATGAAAGAAACAGAGCAGATTTTCTTGACGTCTCAATCTCCGCTTCACGTTGAAGGAACGAAGGACGTTGGAAAAGTATTTTACTTTGTCGATATCACTGACACGGAGAATCTTGAAAACAAGGTTAAGCAGGCGGAGAAATTGGCTTTAATTGGAGAACTAGCTGCTGGTGCAGCGCATGAAATTCGCAACCCTCTAGCAGTAATCGACGGCTTTTTGACCTTAATGAATCAATCTTTAGAAGAGGAGCAACTCAATAAATATCACGTTCCCCTCCTTCTTAAAGAGCTTGAGCGTATAAACTTTATTATCGAAGAAATGCTCATGCTTGCGAAGCCAAGTGCACCACGTTTTCATAAAGTAAAGCTTGAGACGATGATGAATGATATTATCCCGTTACTTAAGGGACAGCCTAACTTTGCACAGATTAATATAGAGGTTGATTTGGAGCCAGTCGAGTTAGATATGGATGTAGAGCAGTTAAAGCAGGTATTCCATAACTTAATTCGTAATGGTGCTGAAGCGATGGATGGTAAAGGGACAATTTATATCAAATCAGCGCGTAAGAATAATACGTATTGCGTAGATATTATTGATAATGGACCTGGTATTCCAACGCATATCGCTCAGGACATATTTGCGCCATTCCTTACATCTAAATCTCGAGGGACTGGGCTTGGGTTAACGATTGCACAGCGAATTGTAGACACGCATAATGGCAGACTATTTTTAGAGGAAACGTCTTCTAATGGGACGACCTTCCGTATTGAGCTTCCGATAGACTAA
- the pxpB gene encoding 5-oxoprolinase subunit PxpB, producing MRMQPLGDSAIRIEVGQTITMQTNRRIQDIYHLLKQRREFEEIVPTYTAVTVYYNPFSQTYDEIKRVIDMTLSTYKHARHIPHTRVHTIPVCYEETVAPDLLAVCETNKLTVEELINLHTKPVYFVYMLGFLPGFAYLGGLHKKLHTPRHSKPRSFIEAGSVGIAGGQTGIYPVTSPGGWNIIGRTPTSLLKSDEHPPVLLRAFDCIKFRSISLAQFEREVNSHD from the coding sequence ATGCGCATGCAACCACTTGGAGATAGTGCCATACGAATAGAGGTTGGTCAAACGATCACAATGCAAACAAACAGACGCATTCAAGATATCTATCACCTTTTAAAGCAACGACGAGAGTTTGAAGAGATCGTACCGACTTATACGGCAGTCACTGTGTACTACAATCCGTTTAGTCAGACGTATGATGAGATAAAGCGAGTGATTGACATGACGCTTTCTACTTACAAACATGCGCGGCACATTCCTCATACGAGAGTGCATACAATTCCAGTGTGCTATGAGGAGACAGTAGCTCCAGACTTACTCGCGGTTTGTGAAACAAACAAGCTGACGGTAGAAGAACTTATTAATCTTCATACGAAGCCTGTTTATTTTGTTTACATGCTCGGCTTTTTGCCGGGCTTTGCTTATTTAGGTGGATTACATAAAAAGCTCCATACACCAAGACATAGTAAACCGAGATCATTCATTGAAGCGGGGTCTGTTGGGATAGCTGGTGGTCAGACAGGAATTTATCCAGTTACCTCACCAGGAGGCTGGAATATTATCGGACGCACTCCAACAAGCTTATTAAAATCGGACGAGCATCCGCCCGTATTACTGCGAGCATTTGACTGTATTAAATTTCGATCAATATCTTTAGCACAATTTGAACGGGAGGTGAACAGTCATGATTGA
- a CDS encoding Zn-dependent hydrolase: protein MTTYINEFYEKLLTDYDYSLDRNGVSGERLARRLQELAKIGLTQDNGSNRLAFSPEEKAAKELVATWMKEAGLDVRTDGAGNVIGRLEGASPKTILSGSHVDSVPNGGHFDGPLGVLAALEVAEAIRASGNTPAKSYEVVIFSDEEGARFQGGMTGSKAFTRELEFSEEVDRRDSTGTSFDDVLRAQGLSLTNATSINNDLSLYDAYVEIHIEQGKRLEKAGLSVGVVTGIAGPTWLQITFTGEAGHAGNTPMNDRRDPLVAAGAFVSKLPNIPGQISDSAVATVGRLEVHPNGSNVIPGSVTCTVDMRDITVENKVALKQAIEELLEETAATYGIEVSSFESTSIAPLKVADDLQQTVGAAITSELGVEPMYIPSGAGHDAMIIGKYMPMAMIFVQSKDGVSHNPKEWTTLTDCVSSVHVLKHVVESFASKET from the coding sequence ATGACAACGTACATAAATGAATTTTACGAAAAGCTACTAACTGACTATGATTACTCATTAGATCGGAACGGAGTGTCAGGCGAAAGACTAGCGCGACGTTTACAGGAGCTAGCTAAAATAGGACTTACACAGGATAACGGCTCGAATCGACTCGCATTTTCACCAGAAGAGAAGGCGGCGAAAGAGCTTGTAGCAACTTGGATGAAAGAGGCCGGGCTCGACGTGCGTACAGATGGCGCGGGGAATGTGATCGGTAGGCTAGAAGGGGCGTCCCCCAAAACCATTCTTTCGGGATCGCACGTGGATTCGGTACCAAACGGTGGTCATTTTGACGGACCACTTGGAGTGTTAGCGGCTTTAGAAGTCGCCGAGGCTATTCGTGCGTCTGGCAACACGCCTGCAAAGTCGTATGAAGTCGTGATTTTCTCAGATGAAGAAGGGGCTAGATTCCAAGGTGGCATGACGGGAAGCAAGGCATTTACGAGAGAACTCGAATTCTCCGAAGAGGTTGATAGACGTGATTCCACTGGTACGAGTTTTGACGATGTCCTCCGAGCGCAAGGTCTCTCGTTAACTAATGCAACAAGCATCAATAATGATTTGTCTCTTTATGATGCGTACGTGGAGATTCATATTGAGCAGGGGAAGCGGCTAGAGAAGGCTGGTCTGTCGGTTGGCGTGGTGACGGGGATTGCTGGTCCGACATGGCTACAAATTACCTTTACTGGCGAGGCAGGTCACGCAGGCAATACGCCGATGAATGATCGCCGAGATCCGCTCGTAGCAGCAGGGGCGTTTGTCTCCAAGCTCCCCAATATTCCTGGTCAGATCAGTGACTCGGCGGTGGCAACGGTCGGTCGTCTCGAGGTGCATCCGAACGGATCGAACGTCATTCCTGGCAGCGTCACCTGCACAGTCGACATGCGCGATATTACGGTAGAAAATAAAGTGGCACTAAAGCAAGCAATCGAAGAGCTTCTAGAGGAGACAGCAGCCACATACGGAATCGAAGTATCAAGCTTTGAAAGCACGTCGATTGCTCCACTGAAAGTAGCGGATGATTTGCAGCAGACTGTCGGAGCTGCTATCACTAGTGAGCTTGGCGTGGAACCTATGTACATTCCAAGTGGGGCAGGTCATGATGCGATGATTATAGGAAAGTATATGCCAATGGCGATGATTTTCGTACAAAGTAAAGACGGGGTTAGCCACAATCCGAAGGAATGGACCACGCTTACGGACTGTGTCTCCTCTGTGCATGTATTAAAACATGTCGTAGAATCGTTTGCGTCGAAGGAAACCTGA
- the ppc gene encoding phosphoenolpyruvate carboxylase — translation MVQTTDPNVQLRNDVKKLGNILGEVLKKHGGEELFQLVEDIREKSKGLREEFDEATYDELMGEITKLESPLRQNVIRAFSIYFHLVNIAEQNHRIRRSKEYRLHKDELVQSNSIESAIHTLKDDNHSEEVIQQILDDLSIELIMTAHPTEATKRTVLEIQKRISTILQKLDNPYQPHKKRRNLEESLENEVTALWQTDELRHRKPTVIDEVKNGLYYFDQTLFDVLPAVHQELEDQLNEYFPSKEWKVPNFLHFGSWIGGDRDGNPFVTPDVTWQTLKLQRELAIKKYDEALVELMKRFSHSTSRVEIDADFIQNVEEEEKHFLTKKDMWPLEHEVYRRKFAVILKRLRQVGKGSKSAYDHSEELLQDLLLIKENAYKHQLPGTNLKKLNKLIRQVELFGFHLATLDVRNHSGEHETAIAELLKVVQIEDDYASLSEKKKQKVLEKVLKDPRPLMLMNEKYSDETTEIFDVFKLIEQAHREFGKRSIEVYLVSMTQSSSDLLEVLVLAKEAGIYRVHVDGTVESNLHVAPLLETIDDLIAGPEIMKTLFDMEVYRNHITVRGDHQEIMLGYSDGSKDGGTLTANWKLFKAQQEIHDIARDYDIGLKFFHGRGGSLGRGGGPLNRSIVSQPVETLRDGVKITEQGEVLSSRYLLGDIAFRNLEQAASALVQATSKLHSSQQTDLKPEWEEAMEEISEHALKKYQSLVFGDKDFLTYFRQTTPLNELRELNIGSRPMARKNSDKFENLRAIPWVFAWTQCRQMLPAWYAAGAGLAAFANKGEKEVELLQEMYEKWPFFESTINNLQMALMKADLKTARHYVELVEDEKIGSRIFGEITNEFDTTREMILKIAKQQELLDHVPNIQGSVHLRNPYVDPMNFLQVDLIKKLRETAEEDHSEEILTDVLLTISGVAAGLLNTG, via the coding sequence ATGGTACAAACAACTGATCCAAACGTCCAGCTTCGTAATGATGTCAAGAAGCTTGGGAACATTCTCGGTGAAGTGCTGAAAAAGCATGGTGGCGAGGAATTATTCCAATTAGTAGAGGACATCCGTGAGAAATCAAAGGGCCTACGTGAAGAGTTTGACGAGGCTACATATGACGAGTTGATGGGAGAAATCACGAAGCTTGAATCACCGCTTCGTCAAAACGTCATTCGAGCATTCTCTATCTATTTCCACTTAGTTAATATTGCTGAACAAAATCATCGAATCAGACGCTCGAAGGAGTATCGTCTCCATAAGGACGAGCTTGTGCAGTCGAATTCGATCGAGAGTGCCATTCATACATTAAAAGATGATAACCATTCGGAGGAGGTCATCCAACAGATCTTAGATGACCTCTCCATTGAGCTTATTATGACGGCTCACCCAACGGAGGCTACAAAGCGTACCGTGCTTGAGATTCAAAAGCGTATTTCGACTATTTTACAAAAACTCGATAATCCGTATCAGCCGCACAAAAAGCGCCGCAATCTTGAGGAGTCACTTGAGAATGAAGTAACAGCGCTTTGGCAAACAGATGAGCTTCGCCACCGTAAGCCTACAGTAATTGACGAGGTAAAGAACGGGCTTTATTACTTTGATCAAACGTTGTTTGACGTACTTCCAGCTGTGCACCAGGAGCTAGAAGATCAATTAAACGAGTACTTCCCCTCTAAAGAGTGGAAGGTACCGAACTTTTTACACTTTGGATCATGGATTGGCGGAGACCGTGATGGGAATCCGTTCGTCACACCAGATGTGACGTGGCAAACGTTAAAGCTACAGCGTGAGCTTGCTATTAAAAAGTATGACGAAGCCCTCGTTGAACTGATGAAGCGTTTTAGTCATTCAACAAGTCGTGTGGAAATTGATGCTGATTTCATTCAAAACGTAGAGGAAGAAGAAAAGCATTTTCTAACCAAAAAAGATATGTGGCCGTTGGAGCATGAGGTATATCGCCGTAAGTTTGCGGTCATCTTAAAGCGTCTGCGCCAAGTCGGGAAGGGCAGCAAGAGTGCCTACGACCACTCGGAGGAGCTCCTACAAGATCTCTTATTAATTAAAGAAAATGCGTACAAGCATCAGCTACCGGGTACGAATTTAAAGAAGCTGAATAAGCTGATTCGTCAAGTAGAACTATTCGGATTCCACCTAGCGACGTTAGACGTGCGTAACCACAGTGGGGAGCACGAAACAGCGATTGCCGAGCTTTTAAAAGTCGTGCAAATTGAGGATGACTATGCCTCGCTTTCAGAGAAGAAAAAGCAGAAGGTACTTGAAAAAGTATTAAAGGATCCTCGTCCACTTATGTTAATGAACGAAAAGTACTCCGATGAGACGACGGAAATCTTCGACGTATTTAAGCTAATCGAACAGGCGCACCGTGAATTCGGCAAGCGTTCGATTGAAGTATATTTAGTGAGTATGACGCAGTCATCTAGTGACCTACTAGAGGTGCTCGTACTAGCAAAAGAAGCGGGCATTTATCGCGTTCACGTTGATGGAACGGTAGAGAGTAACCTGCATGTTGCACCACTTTTAGAGACAATCGATGACCTTATTGCTGGTCCTGAAATCATGAAGACGCTGTTTGATATGGAGGTGTACCGCAACCATATTACGGTTCGCGGAGATCATCAGGAAATTATGCTAGGTTATTCCGATGGAAGTAAGGATGGCGGTACATTAACCGCTAACTGGAAGCTATTCAAAGCGCAGCAGGAGATCCACGATATTGCGCGAGATTACGATATCGGGCTCAAATTCTTCCACGGTCGCGGTGGCTCACTCGGACGAGGAGGCGGTCCGCTAAACCGTTCGATTGTATCTCAACCGGTGGAAACGCTGCGCGACGGGGTAAAGATTACCGAGCAGGGTGAGGTACTATCCTCTCGTTATTTACTCGGAGACATTGCTTTCCGTAACTTAGAGCAGGCAGCGTCTGCGCTTGTACAAGCAACGTCTAAATTGCACAGCTCCCAGCAAACAGATCTAAAGCCAGAGTGGGAAGAGGCAATGGAGGAGATTTCCGAGCACGCACTGAAGAAATATCAGAGTCTTGTGTTTGGCGACAAAGACTTCCTTACTTACTTCCGCCAAACAACACCGCTAAACGAGCTTCGTGAGCTTAACATCGGATCCCGTCCGATGGCACGCAAAAATAGCGATAAGTTTGAGAATCTGCGCGCGATCCCATGGGTATTTGCATGGACGCAGTGTCGTCAAATGCTCCCAGCTTGGTACGCGGCTGGTGCTGGACTTGCTGCCTTCGCGAATAAGGGTGAAAAGGAAGTAGAACTGCTTCAAGAAATGTACGAAAAATGGCCGTTCTTTGAATCGACGATTAACAATCTTCAAATGGCCCTCATGAAGGCCGATCTAAAAACGGCTCGTCATTACGTAGAGCTTGTGGAAGATGAGAAAATCGGGTCACGCATTTTTGGTGAAATTACGAATGAGTTTGATACAACACGTGAGATGATCTTAAAGATTGCAAAACAGCAGGAGCTTCTTGATCATGTACCTAACATTCAAGGCTCTGTTCATCTTCGTAACCCATACGTAGATCCAATGAACTTCTTACAGGTTGATTTAATTAAAAAGCTACGCGAAACAGCTGAAGAAGACCATTCAGAAGAAATTCTTACAGATGTCCTTCTAACAATCAGCGGCGTTGCAGCAGGGTTATTAAATACAGGTTGA
- a CDS encoding biotin-dependent carboxyltransferase family protein translates to MREKAVFYVEKPGLYSTVQDLGRSGHQEYGIVVGGAMDTWAHKLANKLVGNKSSAATIEMTLLGPTLRALEDVTIAIGGADLGATIDGNPLMPFKSTHIKKGSLLAFGEVKSGVRAYLAVAGGIASEKTLNSRSTYASLNAGYELARGQELHSYLSKNTVRSGRRPVASLLDVYQDKSFRVITGPDEHAFVDEQVKRFFLQTYTITTESDRMGYRLTSERPIKPLIADIISDATTMGTIQIPGEGYPMILLADRQTTGGYPRIGTIARVDLPRLAQRKPGDKINFEQISVQDAQRELRKMESIWKRFSIFADS, encoded by the coding sequence ATGAGAGAAAAAGCCGTATTTTATGTAGAAAAACCAGGGTTGTATTCGACTGTACAAGACTTAGGGCGAAGTGGTCACCAAGAGTATGGGATCGTTGTAGGTGGTGCGATGGATACGTGGGCCCACAAGCTTGCAAATAAGCTAGTTGGTAACAAGTCGTCGGCTGCTACTATAGAAATGACGCTACTTGGTCCAACGCTTCGTGCATTAGAGGATGTTACAATTGCAATTGGTGGTGCAGACTTAGGAGCTACAATTGATGGAAACCCACTTATGCCATTTAAAAGCACGCATATTAAAAAGGGTTCACTTCTCGCCTTTGGTGAAGTGAAGTCTGGCGTTCGCGCCTATTTAGCGGTAGCTGGAGGGATAGCATCTGAAAAAACGCTAAATAGCAGATCCACATATGCTTCTTTAAACGCTGGATATGAGTTAGCTCGTGGTCAAGAGCTTCACAGTTACTTATCCAAAAACACGGTTAGATCTGGTAGAAGACCTGTAGCATCTCTACTAGACGTTTATCAAGATAAATCTTTTCGCGTAATCACAGGTCCGGACGAACATGCATTTGTCGATGAACAAGTGAAGCGATTCTTTTTGCAAACCTATACGATTACGACCGAGTCTGATCGAATGGGATATCGTTTAACGAGCGAGCGCCCAATTAAACCACTCATTGCGGATATTATTTCCGACGCAACGACAATGGGGACGATTCAAATCCCTGGGGAAGGGTACCCGATGATTCTTTTGGCGGATCGCCAAACGACTGGCGGTTATCCCAGGATAGGTACGATTGCTCGTGTTGATTTGCCAAGGCTTGCTCAAAGAAAGCCCGGAGATAAAATTAATTTCGAACAAATATCCGTCCAAGATGCACAGCGAGAGCTTCGAAAGATGGAATCTATATGGAAGAGATTCTCTATTTTTGCTGACTCATAA
- a CDS encoding BMP family ABC transporter substrate-binding protein: MDSSRQSNYILLGGTILAILTISSLLLLSNQLFTGSNSSNEELVNVHILTTDSIADSSWGSEAYRSQLLIEEKFDVATELHSHLTTPGQIEMQIRRAGNAEVNVVIGHGREFSDIFAAHALDYPKTTFVTIHGEPTHPNQASYTFDVTNLEKYIGLAGLQKSESNIIGVLSMVGDWEGEDTMTNFVRQYDSRAEIIHETVPSRDDSQAALRQFNKLVQDGADVIYTRGNLFNRFVIEEAAEQGIYIVGFIEDQSFLQEETVLTSLLIHIPEVYEKIMQDYMTGGMESKQHLLTEEDLVYSLAPLGPMFTEEEVLFITEEMEKDPMIHVISGGN; encoded by the coding sequence GTGGATTCATCTAGACAATCAAATTATATTTTACTAGGAGGCACAATCCTAGCCATCTTGACGATCTCATCATTATTACTATTATCTAATCAACTCTTCACAGGATCTAACTCCTCGAATGAGGAGCTTGTTAACGTGCACATTTTAACGACCGATAGCATAGCTGACTCTAGTTGGGGTAGCGAGGCGTATAGGAGCCAGCTACTTATAGAGGAGAAGTTTGATGTCGCAACGGAATTGCATAGTCATTTAACGACACCTGGGCAAATTGAGATGCAAATCAGAAGAGCGGGTAATGCCGAAGTAAACGTTGTTATTGGCCATGGTAGGGAATTCTCTGATATCTTTGCTGCCCATGCATTGGATTACCCTAAGACAACATTTGTCACGATTCATGGCGAACCAACTCACCCTAATCAAGCTTCATATACGTTTGATGTCACTAATCTGGAAAAATACATAGGTCTTGCAGGGCTTCAGAAATCCGAGTCGAATATAATAGGAGTGCTCTCTATGGTTGGGGATTGGGAGGGAGAGGATACGATGACGAATTTTGTACGTCAGTATGATTCTCGTGCCGAGATCATCCACGAAACAGTCCCATCTCGTGATGATAGTCAGGCAGCTCTTAGGCAGTTTAACAAACTTGTTCAAGACGGTGCTGATGTGATTTATACGCGAGGCAACCTATTTAACCGCTTTGTAATTGAAGAAGCAGCTGAGCAAGGCATTTATATTGTTGGCTTTATTGAAGATCAGTCGTTTTTACAAGAGGAGACCGTTCTTACAAGCTTACTTATTCATATTCCTGAGGTGTACGAAAAAATCATGCAGGATTATATGACTGGAGGCATGGAGTCAAAACAACATCTCCTTACAGAAGAAGATCTTGTATATAGCCTTGCGCCGCTCGGTCCAATGTTTACAGAAGAGGAAGTATTGTTTATAACAGAAGAGATGGAAAAAGACCCGATGATTCACGTAATATCCGGAGGAAACTAA
- the putP gene encoding sodium/proline symporter PutP: MVDNSTPIIITFIVYLVGMLALGVIAYRLTTNLSDYVLGGRRLGPGVAALSAGASDMSSWLLLGLPGALYASGLVEAWIAIGLAVGAIVNWMFVAGRLRSYTYIAGDSITLPDFFENRFKDTSKSLRIVSALLILIFFTFYTSSGLVGGAVLFESSFGLDQQTALWVGAIVIISYTFLGGFLAVSWTDFVQGILMFLALIIIPIVAIIELGGPGATIDQISAIDPQNLSLGGVGAIGIISLIGWGLGYFGQPHIIVRFMAIRSMKDLPKAQAIGIGWVLLAMTGAVLVGLTGIAYFADQPLENSETVFLAFTQVLFHPIVAGVLLAAVLAAIMSTIDSQLLVSSSALAEDFYKGMIRPNASQKELVWIGRGGVILIAGIALLMAQNPDSTVLELVSYAWAGLGATFGPLVLFSLFWKRMTRNGALAGMLSGGGSVILWIFIKQDTGFFSLYELVVGFVVSCIFIVLFSYIGPPPTKEMEEEFEAARVMDRDRT; this comes from the coding sequence ATGGTAGATAATTCAACGCCAATTATCATTACGTTTATTGTGTATCTTGTCGGAATGCTCGCGCTCGGGGTGATTGCTTACCGACTTACGACGAATCTGTCTGATTATGTGTTAGGAGGCAGGCGGTTAGGGCCAGGAGTAGCGGCTTTATCAGCTGGTGCCTCAGATATGAGTAGCTGGCTCCTATTAGGACTGCCTGGAGCGCTTTATGCATCCGGGTTAGTAGAGGCATGGATCGCCATTGGACTTGCGGTCGGTGCGATTGTGAACTGGATGTTCGTTGCAGGAAGGCTGCGCTCCTACACGTATATAGCTGGAGATTCGATCACACTTCCGGACTTTTTTGAGAATCGATTCAAAGACACATCAAAATCACTACGAATCGTATCTGCACTACTTATCCTTATCTTTTTTACCTTCTACACGTCATCAGGGCTCGTTGGTGGCGCCGTTTTATTCGAAAGCTCGTTTGGACTCGATCAGCAAACAGCCCTGTGGGTTGGAGCGATCGTTATTATTTCCTATACGTTTTTAGGTGGATTTCTTGCCGTCAGCTGGACAGACTTTGTGCAAGGAATTCTGATGTTTTTAGCATTAATCATCATTCCGATAGTTGCGATCATTGAATTAGGTGGTCCAGGTGCTACGATTGATCAAATTAGCGCAATTGACCCGCAAAACCTAAGTCTTGGTGGCGTCGGTGCGATTGGTATCATTTCGTTGATCGGCTGGGGTCTCGGCTACTTCGGTCAGCCTCACATTATCGTCCGATTTATGGCGATCCGCTCAATGAAGGACCTGCCAAAGGCACAGGCAATCGGTATTGGCTGGGTGCTCCTTGCGATGACTGGAGCGGTACTTGTTGGTCTAACAGGTATTGCCTACTTCGCCGATCAGCCTTTAGAAAATTCAGAGACAGTCTTTTTAGCGTTTACTCAAGTGTTGTTCCATCCGATTGTAGCTGGTGTGTTACTGGCGGCTGTTTTAGCAGCGATCATGTCTACCATTGATTCACAGCTGCTCGTATCGTCATCCGCTCTCGCGGAGGACTTTTACAAAGGGATGATCCGTCCAAACGCTTCACAGAAAGAGCTTGTTTGGATCGGACGTGGCGGTGTTATTTTAATTGCGGGGATCGCACTACTCATGGCTCAAAATCCCGATAGTACCGTTCTTGAACTAGTAAGCTACGCGTGGGCTGGACTTGGTGCTACGTTTGGACCACTCGTATTGTTCTCGTTGTTCTGGAAACGCATGACGAGAAATGGGGCACTTGCCGGAATGTTATCCGGAGGTGGTTCCGTTATCCTTTGGATCTTTATCAAACAGGACACGGGCTTCTTCTCCCTCTATGAATTAGTAGTTGGATTCGTTGTCTCCTGTATCTTTATTGTATTATTTAGCTACATTGGTCCACCTCCAACTAAAGAGATGGAGGAAGAATTCGAAGCAGCGCGTGTGATGGATAGAGATCGTACGTGA